TCCTTGATAATTATATTTTTGTGTAGGACAAAATTTCTAGTGTCCAGAATATAAAGAAAGAGGGATCTTTGTAAAATTGATTTGCGAGGATGTAATTACTTGTTGCATCTGCTCGCTTATGAGCTTTTCCTAGTTTCAATTTGTTTCAACTACAATTTATATTTGCAAACTTTCAGTGTGGTGATTATAGAAGGGGATCCTCGTCCTGGAGCAACTGTTGGGCGGATGTCATTTCGAAGTTTCAATCCTTCTATTGATGTGAGTGTATAGGTCATCTGAACTGATAATTTCTCTAACGACTTTTCACTTTGCTGGTCTCTTGTTGATTATGTCCTTACATGAACGCTATGTCTTGATAGAAACTGAATGAAGAAGCATCAAATGTGTCTCAGCCGGATGCCTCTGGTGGAAGAACTTTGTCTAGGTtggtcttcttttttttccttttttttttctccaggGCTGCTGTAAATGTTTTGTTATTTCCTCCaagtttttgaaaattatattgcAGATTGTGTTGTAATTATATAAGTCTAGGAAAGGATCTTTAATTTGGAGGAAAATCCAACATCAAATATTGGTAAGGAGCGTAGAGAAGAAATATGGGCATGTTGAGATGGAAATGCTAGTGGCATGTAGGTTTAGTTCGCTTTGAGTGCATGTGTTTGCACAAGATGTGAATTTTTATCTGACATTTGGTTCCTTGAATTGAAACAGTGAAAATGGATCTGCATCTGAAGCAACTCACTCAAAAGTTGGCACTGATAAACACGAAGGTAATGGAGACCTTAAGAGAAAACAATCTGTCATGGTTTCTGAACCAGAGTATCCAAATAAATCACCAAAAAATGGTTATGGCATTCAATCTACCCCTAGCAGCGGTAAAGCCTCATCCAAAAAGCAGTCAAAGCGCGAGAAACTGGACTGGAATGTTCTCAGGCCACCAAAGCCTAATAGGTGATCTTAATTAAGAAATTGTCTTCAACATAGTGTGGCCATTAGTATTACTTTTCAGGGTTCTCGTGAACGTGTAACGTTATCTCATATTATTAAAGCTCAGCCTTgttaactttcaaatttgtttaTTGAAGATAATTTTTATCTCCATCCCTACTAAATTAAGCTTATTCAATTTATAGTCGACAAACAGCTTTAATAAGCTTCCAGCATTTCCTGCAGGTTGCAATCTTATGAATGCTATAATTTtcttcaaaatattaaacattgctGAAGTATATCTATGTAACAACTcgaattttcagtggtgtcggaaatagtggTTTGAGGTCACCAAATTCGGCACGTAAgttaaatatggttttaaaaagattttttaattagtaatttgtattttataataatttattaagtcaagtagttttagaaaatgaggtatttataaatatttacggagtttcattaagatgatattaaagtttctttaaaaaattttaatgttttgataatcaattaatgaaaaaggactaaattaataaataagggAGGACCTAAGTAATAAATGTACCTAAATTTAATGGATGAGGTGGCATaagtcaaaaaataataaaataaagccatttaatggcaaaattgtaattttggtgaaattaaaataaaacaaatttgaaattagaaagtttctaaacattttcttcttcaatttttcgTTCAAAACAGATATAGAAGAGAGCTTAAGCtgggtttcttcaactttttcttcatgtgagttcaattcttacccgtttcttataatttttatgtttttgaaattgttacaattaggtcaaATTAAACATTAccctagttttttattttattaaaaattttggaagttcccattaataaatattagatgtttttcatgaataacatgaatttaaagctttgattatGTTGTATGATTTTTTTGTacagtgattttgttaaatattaattttcggattaaattgtgaaaagattaaaaatacaagggtttgttgtgaaattattgcatAAATGGGATGTTTTGAATATCATGAACATTTGGCTAGCTTGGTTTTgtattaaaaatgattaattttcatgttttgggtttagagactaaattgaataaaagtaaaactttaaggataatttttcaaaaatgaccaaattacataaaattaattgttttattgtctaaattaatatatggaatgaaattattaatttatatcaatgtCAAGTGGAAAATAgaggaaaatataaaattaccaaaatgtccctaaatcttgatatttctgcaatttaaccaggtaagttcgtatgaaatgTATTctgtaaaattttcattaaagtaaatgttaattggtgattggtattatatatttatgttctattgttggaattgaattattgttgAAAACATATTCTCAAATTTAATACTCGGTTTGGATTGAACatgggatttgagtacattcgtaaTTTGGTGTATCATGGTATTGGAAGGAGACAACGCATTTACCCAAGTAAGCCAAGATTCAACATTTTTTGTgaactctcgtgttttactttctgttcagcttTCGAGCTTCTGTTGGTGTATTTGGGAggaccagctcttatgagcttctgttaacGATGTACTTTTATCCATAAGTCACTCTTCGATTTGAAAAATCCTtggtaaagtgatttatttaatgaatttgaaagttatCTAACGATATTTTAAATAGTTCAACGGTTAATATTCTGTTACGAGAAGATATGAGTTTGATACAAACTAATACAAGTATATTGAAATGGtccatgatatatgtatatgaagaaacaagtgttgttgtttgatacTTAGACAAATGCCAAGCTGCTGGTTGAATAGTAATATGTTTAGTTATAagttgtattgaaatggtaagtgttcaaatgaaaatatgcttaaGCTCAtaaaagagtggtaaggtttaaagttatttaaaatcctactatgctagagatgatatgtataagtgatgttCTGGATTTTTTCaccttgtgagttgttgaatagaGCTTCATGAATCTTGTGGTATCGATATTGGATtgttcttgatatgtataaatttcatatttgaaatggattgatatgattaaagtttatacgagcttactaagcattcattggtTACGTAGTTGTTTTCCTATACTTTTAGATTATCGGAATCTCTAttgagttggaagcttgtcggagttatatcacactatccatcagttcTATCGGTACttggatgttttaattttggttataatgtcaTGTATTAGTATTTTGTTTAATGTTGGCCTGTATGTAatttgttgagattagccacttattttGGCTTGTCCTAGTTGCCTAATTATGGCTTATTGATATGCAAAATGTTAATTGTAGGTTGcacaaaattgggtgagaaatatgactTGTAAAAAggcttattttcgtccacacgggcgtgtgtctcaaccgtgtgtgacacacggccaggtgacacgatCATGTGTCCCTTATATCTTTTAAAAAGTGCAAGTCAGTATATttgcacggcctggcacacgagcgtgtggcttggccgtgtggcacaagtcagtgagttacacaggttgggacacggccgtttgttcctatttcgaatgtccacacggcctaagacatggatgtgtgacccttgcagtgttgaaaattttaaatatttctgaattttttttaaattttcgatttagtcccaatttgtttATAATGTATAATTTGGGCCTTAAGGGCTCGTGTAAGAGAcaatatttatgattttgattggtttttaacATAAATGctatgtgatatgaaatatttgCATTTTCTGgctgtttgatttgtaaactctgaTAATATTCCATAATCGTATTCCAATCGACGGATTCGAGTTAAGAGTgttacaatatgattatgaaaaaTGATCACAAAAAAAAGATTGTCAAAACTCCAAATTTCATTGTCTAGTTTCACTATCGGTTACCTACAAACATGGGAAAAAGGAAAAGACAGAAAAGCTTAGGATTGTTTGCTATCTACATGCTTGATGCGAAACGAGCTTTAAGCCACATGCAACGACCCTTCTTAGAGTTGATATTTTACAAACATTACCAAACAGATAGGTGACTAAATTTATACAACAAGCGAGTCTTCATATCAGATGACCCCTATTACGGCTATGATTTGCCGGTTTAACGGCCTTAACTTTTACTCCTCATCACAGATACGGGTCATTCTTAACTGGTTTCCAAAAAGAAAGGGCATAAATAACTCTCCCTTTCCATCCCTGTAGCATCCACCGGCCATCTACGTCTACAGCAAAATCCCTATGATAATTACATTGGACCATATTCCTCACCTTCTTCATGAGCTCTTGTTCCAATGGCGCCTGCTTGAACCCTGCCCTCAGAGTCTTCGCTTGCCATTGCTTATACGTCTCCGGTCTTTCAACCCTCTCACTACCCTCGCATGCAACcacattcataacgtcccttccAAGCACTTCCTTCTCATACATCATCCTTTCTGCATCTTCCCTACAAACATTAGCTTCAAATATATCGAACTGAGCAGAGAAATGGAAGAGGGCTTCTCGGAACCTAGTGACGAAGAAGGGAGCATTATATGTCCCATTTGCAACCCCGTGGATGAATATCGCTGGGTTAATGCTTTTGATCAGTTTCAGAACAGTGTCCCTCGCACTGGTCGGCGCCATTGTATCATCCGGAAGGTTCTTTAGCCGATACATGCAGTTAACAACAACCACTTCGTCGTAATTAATCTTTAGTTCTTCAAGTTGGATGGTTTCCCATTTCTTTGCTATCACGTTGTACTCAAACGGGACATTGAATCTCTCACAATACCTTTTCAAGCGACGCCCCGTCTCTTCCACCCTTTCTGCAGGTCGAAAACCTGGTTGGGGGAACTCAATACCTGTAATACGAAGCTTGGGAGGTCCACCGGCCCTTGCTGAGAGACGCTGGATAAGGCAAGGCCATTGGAACCCATAGCAAATGCCGAAATCAACGATGTGGAGCGTGGTTGCCATTTCTGCAACTTCCATTATCTTTTTATTGGCGCAAAAATTCGACATTTTCTTAGAAGGGCAAGCTAAAACATAGACGCCGTAAGCTTTTAAGACATCAGCAGCGGAAGTCTTGTTGCTTCCCAGATGTAAATACGATGGTGCTCCCTTGCCAGCCAAACGCGTTTTAAGTGCATTACCAAAGTAATGTGCCAATCTTTGGGTTCCATCTCCAGAATCAGAAGAGTGTTGACTTATCTGTTTCAGCAGCTCATTGGCAGTTCTTTGGTCATTAATGGCTACAGATTGTGCACATTGAATTAGGAGACTCCACAAATCCACCACTTCACTTCTTTTACTGCTTTTCTTCCTGCGTGACCCTGTTCCGCCATTGATAGACCCTTTCAGCTGCCCATTCTTCGGGGAGTTCCCGTTAAGAGAAAACTTTGGAGAGACCTCATTTTCACCTTTGCAAAGCAGCACCTCGTCGAATATGTCTGACTGTTCTGAATCTTCAAGTGAAGTTGCAGATTGCTTGCTTATCCTACCTTCTTCCAAATAATCACCATCCTCACGCTGATAATTTTTCCTTCCCTTTGAACTTAATGGTGATTTATACCTTCCATCAGGAACACAAGGCGATGATAGGATGCTTTGTGGAGGCAAAAGCACCTTGTCACCACTGTGAGGGGACTCAGTAAAAGGCTCAGATAAAGAGGTTCTTTCAAGAGAACCATACATCCCACTACTCGATTTAACCGAGTTGGTGCCAGTAATATTATAGCTGTTACTGGTTTGAGCGAGATTATCGTCTGGGAATGGAGAGATGGGGTGGAGTGAAAGTGGATATTGGTGGCCAAGGACTTCATAGAAGGATTTTTCAGCAGCTTGGAGAGCTAAACAATCCTGCAACATGCACGACTTTTCCTGCAGGTCTTCTTCCATTAGCATCTCATTTATGTACTTGAGCATCTCATTGGCGAAAGGGATATTATCAAGCGGATGTCCTTGGACACAGCTGCCTGATGATGAAGCATAACCATCAGGAGACTCTGGACTACCCTCTTTAAACCCATTAACTAGGTTGTGATTTGTATACGTTGGCTCTGACCCATTATCAAAGTTGAACCGAGGAAAATCTTGGAATAGTGTGTCCATCTAAAGCTAGAAATTAACTTATCTGATACAAAACGATCCGACTGAAATCGGATTGaatgaaaagaaggaaaaatactaaaacccgaCCTACCTGATCTTGTTGGTTGCCAAGAATCTTGagggtgaaaacaaaaatgacGAGAGAGATGAATGTTGATTCAAGAAGCTAACAAGGCTAAGAATTGAAGTGAAGTAAAACTTGGGGGGAAGTAGTCAAAGAGCTAAGTAAAGAAGCTATATAATTTTCGTAGTTTGAAGAAACGAAACTGAAGATGCACTCCACTATAAAGCTCAACTTGATAAGCTTTGGAAAAGAAGCTTCGAGGAAACTACAGTTTGTGGCACAACAGCAGCCGCCTCCTACTCCGCGTTTTGAGACAAATTTTTTTGTGTCACCGGAGTCAAAGGAGAAAAATTGATTTCATTGGAGACAGGCTTATTTGACCCCCCTTCACTCACCTCttgtttttatgatttattttttatagagTAAATGTCACTCATTAATCctatatcaatttaatttaaaaatcattaagatactaaattttttatagaataataaatattaatacataGTTTATACTTATATTAAATCATTATTGAATTAATGTgactaattaattaaatgtaaattcaatttaaaaattattaaaaattatttacttttacaaaataacaaatattgatataaaagtattttttttccgTTTTCGtgctttttaataaaataaaattatagtagAATTTCAACTAcagagatatgaattttttaaaagaattaacttaaatttttataaagaTTTTCTTTCACAACAACAACAAGAGTGCAAAGCCGTCTGTTATTCTTATAACAATTACAGATATTTTTCATGCAAGAATTACAGACAATTTCCGGTAATAATTAAACTGTTAAAATAAACGCCTAACTTTATTAAAACCatttgaatataaataatattattatgaaAAAGGAGACATCCATTTTAACCTCTATTAAATTAGGatagttttatattatttcttatatttttacataattaatattttaatgatttcataatttaatttatagatATAATTGTATTTTTCATACATATAAGTTTTTGATTTGATCCGATATCTCTATCATATCAGTAGATTAAggtctattttattattttttcattcattaataTCTAATAGAATGTATAGGACCCATGTAAGGCgcatatattaaacataaaaattaactcATGACTGATGATTAATAATGATTTTTAAACCAGATCAAGCCGCCAGTTGATCAGTTCAATtaaaaactattaattttttttaaaaaaaatctggtTCAATCGGCCTGTGATCTAACCGGTTCAAAGCCACTCTTTGGAATGATACCCTTATCGATTACAAATCTAATCAGTCTGATCGGTTGGTCCGGTGAAATTCAAACAACACtgataattaaacatgcaatggATATTAATGGATGAAAAGTAATGGAGTAGAGCCAAATCTTATATCGATctaaaatagtatatatattaatatttattgaatagTTGAAAGTTCTTTCATATAAAAGTAAATGATAAAAAACtcttaatttatatcaaatttgacATGCGTCATTTATATGAAAGAAATATTTAGTAAatcacaataaaatttttaaaataaaatagatatataaatgaatggttaaaatttgtttttagtcACCgtattttgcaaaagttgtagatttaatccctatactttaatttgatcaattttagtccttatcCTTTTCTAGTTTTGAAATGTTAGTCTTGACCCAAACAGTAGCTGTTAAAATCTAtttgattaaatttgattattattcaTGTACTATGTGTatagttatagatttagtccatatttgtaacaccccttacccgagaccgtctccggaatcgagtacgagatgtcatccaatttaacttaccgattcggagcataaaaatttgcttttaaaattaaattcactgttcataacaacactgtccacctgcgcaactgtcactaatttaattataacttgagttacgaaactcaaaatttaaatctgtaaattttccgtgaaactagattcatattcctacttaccataaaagtttcagaatttttgacttagcacatcagtacagtttattcattaaagtatcccctgtttcacagctcgacagatctgacctcttggcgctaaaaatcaaatatctaattgtacagaattcatataaggttaccattaatttattttgaaaatagactcactaaggaatctaaacatataaattatgacctataattatttctgtacaatttataatgattttctaaagttagaacaggggacttcaaaaccattctgaccctgtctcactaaaatttaaatatctcaaaatataaaattcctttgcctacaccgtttctttcatgtaaaaatagacttgataagctttaattctatatatcattcaccctctaattccatttctactatttatggtgatttttcacattcacgtcactgctgctgtcaaagaaactgcttctttgaattagttaccatttaaacatacataactccaaaacatattctttaataactacttcaatagctaacattagccatatcatttggacatgctcaaaatgattaagactctatacatgccatagtttaaacattttgaaaagcacataataccgagatggttatgatagtgtgatacgagctccgacggtccactattcgatcaagttcaaatcactataaaacaaaggaaagaaagagatgtgtaagctataaatagcttagtaagttacatgtaaacaataattactcaattaataattaacacttttaacatataactaatcagaacatttcttagcaatttcaatcacttacacatacacaatcttaccaattcacttgcatatacattttcacacttaacatttcatattcactttaattcattattaatcccgttgaacacttggaatatacacggatacgtagagatttagcacataagtgccacactgatatgtagccgaagctaccactgatatgtagccgaagctaccactggatgtagccaaagctaccactgaaatgtagccgaagctaccactgatcaataacactggaaatgtccacgggtctgctcacacaagctgtcaggtgtctgcaacacatgctagatcacccagcacccgggactcactgtaacactgtaacactggtctctagtgacatgtcacttgtatccaattctattcctaagttcaaccgggaatttacacttaacactttattttcaacactttatcacttgaataattcatgaacaactttccttccacattcaatattaattcacatatcaaatataattcacaatttatacaaatataactattatttacatataacttacctcggatgcaaaacgactatttttataatttagtcgataactttctctttcttgatcaagcttcaataagcataaaaatacgaaaataattaaaaacggggcaagaaatcacttacaattgatattaggaaaatcaaaacccttaactatggtaacctgaaactttcggcagcaagcttctgatttttttgaagaagatggacacttattttctctttattttgtcttttacccaatttggacaaaaatgcccttgacccattacttagatatttttctagaaatacccttttgtgtccataacactaatttatggtctaattgccacataaacacttccaatttcatgcaataattcaattaagtcatttaatcactaattagacacactttgcatttttctcaatttagtcctaaaaattcaattaagcactaaagtattaaaatttcctatccatattttcacacaatatttcaatcaatcagtaactaataaaaatttataaaattaaactatttcacttcggatttgtggttacgaaaccactattccgattaggccctatttcgggctatcacaataTTCTTCAACTAAATCATTCTAAATCTCTATATATTTtccacttttaaaattttaatcttaacaaaaataaaaatcattaatctatgaattaattttttaataaataaaatattaaaataaaattatacatataataatatatttacctCGTCAAATTCATATAATACAATTAGCAAACGCAATTGTGGACCATCACCAGAAGCGAATGCTTCCCATTGTCTGGAACTTGAAGCAGAGGGAGGGTCCCTTCACGATTCAGTATTTGGAAAAGGGCATTTCGCTCAATTAGTAGCAAATTGTGATATCAATTGACCCCACcaaatatcataaaacataaaggcaATATTCCCATGGCCGAGCCTAATAGAAAATGGCGGTATCTGTTGACCCCAccaaatttaaaacaataatttatgAAAGCGatcaattaattgaaaaataatttgtataaaaataaattaattttttttacaaaataaaataattaatattgggtcttcttaatttgataataacatttgtttcttttcaagctttattaattaatctttaaaaattttaatatttgactttatttgtaatagattaaaatttttaaacgagatttacttttttttatatatagttattTTGGAATGTTAATTTCGTATGACATTTTGATTGGGTAATAAATGGTATTAACTCAAAACCTTGCATAAATTAAGATGGATTATCTTTAGAAGGTTGaatttattgaatattgattaaaaatttaacattttttgtttttaaattattattctcaatataattattttaaatcttgtatttgtgtttattttgtaattGACATATTTTATCCTTATGATACAAATACTtgcaaatagaaaaataacaaaaagaaacattagttttgtaataatttttcatttaattatattatatattagttgatcaaatattaatattatatattaatatttttcaatttttaaatatttttatttttcaaactttGATAATAtagtcaaaattttctaattcagACTTATTGCATGAACACATATTGATTTGtggatttatatttaattattgacTTCAAATAACACatcatcaaaaaatttaaaattaatgtatttatatagatattaatttgaatatgaaTGTATTAAAAATTCGAGTGAGCAGATTCCATGTACTGCCttgataattaaaatatctaTTTGCGAGTGAATTGAATTTGAGTTGCGCTAATTGTATTATTGTTAGAGAAAATTAATGGCCAGGTTAGGAAGAATTTGCATAAAAGAACACCCACAGATTTCAATCCGCCAATGATTCTCTGTGCTCAAGTACACTAGAAGCACATGTTTGAAAAGTCTTAAAAAAAGTTTTATCTTCAATAAAATTGTGTTTCCTAAcaatattaactttttatttaatatatattttataaaaatattaaatgtgataagtaaataattacttatcatttaatcttgaaaaatattaaattgttttcatttttaaaaaaaaaatatttttaaaataagctATTTGctcttttaatataaaatatttaaattataatatttatcttttatctaaactattcaaaataaaataaataacatcatattaaaaacattaaaattatgaaataataaatttttaaaatcaaaatttactaTTATCAAACAAATGAATTGCTTATGTCAAAaagtttttataatataaattcggTACTTATAATGTTTAGTGCTTATTTCAATATTTACTTTTTCAGTTTATCAATCACAGACTTGCTTGAGGATGATAAAAGACTTGGACACAATAAGTTTTCATTGGATCCAATTTGATAGAGTTGATTCTTTTTCTAAAAGGTTGAgttgaataaaatgtaatttttcaattAGTCAAATCAAGTTTAGGAAAAACCCGACCCacacaaaataattatcaaagtacacttttagaaataatattaattttaatatatataataatatttatattaatatttttctagCACAATTATAGCTGGAAACTATTAACAGTctcactaaaaataaaatatataaatatataaaagaagtaattaaaaaattaaaatggtacTCAAGTATActttaacttttaaattaaattaaataaaaaaataaatatttaatatttaatttcgaaaaagATGGATTTATGTTAGAATCTAAATGGCATGATTAAAGTTGATGAAGTTAGCTAATGGTGATTGTCCGCTATTTATAAAATTAAGTTTCAACCATGTACAATGGATGAGGCACTGTAGTTTTGACGTTGGTATGATTTGGGTCAAAGTTCAAAAAGGGAAAGAATAAAATGAATGAAATCCAAATCCGATTCAATGAATCTCATTCACAAATCCATGCTttctttgaaattaaaaaaagggtTCACGTCTAATTAAAGACTCAATACAGAAAGCAGCAGCAACAAAACAAATTTGCATTCGACTCTGCTTTCATGCTGATAAGGAGATGCATTAATGTTTGTTTATAGCCTCCAAGCAAGGAAAATTAGCTCATCTAGCTTTGCATTTTCACTCATTTAGGTTAGGTCAAGAATCTTAATTTTGGATATGCCTATACAATCATcgaaaaatatttctttttaatttatttcataatcataataacatttcatttaatttaaatatttcaaaacaaaaacaaaaattattgaatagaataattatcacttaatataaaaaaagctataatagaaataaattatctatttttcaaaacttttttattataaaatttagcatttaattttgGGATAAACATCAAAATCTAACGTGCAATGTtgtacatgaactttgattttgtgtaattttatatatgaaattttgatttaattcaattttcacaaatcactaatAATATTATCGAATTAACATCATTTTACGTTAATATATTGCATctacaaacaatt
The sequence above is drawn from the Gossypium hirsutum isolate 1008001.06 chromosome A05, Gossypium_hirsutum_v2.1, whole genome shotgun sequence genome and encodes:
- the LOC107901737 gene encoding uncharacterized protein produces the protein MAKRELSSTLRGLKFMQRAAQREEKVKKEEEVKPEGISTITRKCVVIIEGDPRPGATVGRMSFRSFNPSIDKLNEEASNVSQPDASGGRTLSSENGSASEATHSKVGTDKHEGNGDLKRKQSVMVSEPEYPNKSPKNGYGIQSTPSSGKASSKKQSKREKLDWNVLRPPKPNR
- the LOC107959127 gene encoding scarecrow-like protein 33, which encodes MDTLFQDFPRFNFDNGSEPTYTNHNLVNGFKEGSPESPDGYASSSGSCVQGHPLDNIPFANEMLKYINEMLMEEDLQEKSCMLQDCLALQAAEKSFYEVLGHQYPLSLHPISPFPDDNLAQTSNSYNITGTNSVKSSSGMYGSLERTSLSEPFTESPHSGDKVLLPPQSILSSPCVPDGRYKSPLSSKGRKNYQREDGDYLEEGRISKQSATSLEDSEQSDIFDEVLLCKGENEVSPKFSLNGNSPKNGQLKGSINGGTGSRRKKSSKRSEVVDLWSLLIQCAQSVAINDQRTANELLKQISQHSSDSGDGTQRLAHYFGNALKTRLAGKGAPSYLHLGSNKTSAADVLKAYGVYVLACPSKKMSNFCANKKIMEVAEMATTLHIVDFGICYGFQWPCLIQRLSARAGGPPKLRITGIEFPQPGFRPAERVEETGRRLKRYCERFNVPFEYNVIAKKWETIQLEELKINYDEVVVVNCMYRLKNLPDDTMAPTSARDTVLKLIKSINPAIFIHGVANGTYNAPFFVTRFREALFHFSAQFDIFEANVCREDAERMMYEKEVLGRDVMNVVACEGSERVERPETYKQWQAKTLRAGFKQAPLEQELMKKVRNMVQCNYHRDFAVDVDGRWMLQGWKGRVIYALSFWKPVKNDPYL